One stretch of Maylandia zebra isolate NMK-2024a linkage group LG13, Mzebra_GT3a, whole genome shotgun sequence DNA includes these proteins:
- the LOC101487661 gene encoding vinculin isoform X4: MPVFHTKTIESILEPVAQQISHLVIMHEEGEVDGKAIPDLTVPVAAVQAAVSNLVRVGKETVQTTEDQVMKRDMPPAFIKVENSCSKLVQAAQMLKADPYSVPARDYLIDGSRGILSGTSDLLLTFDEAEVRKIIRVCKGILEYLAVAEVVETMEDLITYTKNLGPGMTKMSKMIEERQQELTHQEHRQMLVSSMNTVKELLPVLISAIKIFVATKSSRGAGVEEAERNRRFTFEKMSAEINEIIRVLQLTTWDEDAWANKDMEALKRSLALIESKMAQAKSWLKDPHGQPGDLGEVALRAILDEAGKVGELCAGKERKDILATTKALGQMTDQVTDLRARGQGPTPGCVQRAGQCSQGLDLLFGKVDSAARRLEALINAKQAIARRLDAAQAWLADPHGGPEGEENIRALLAEAKRIADLCEDPKERDDILRSISEIAGLTARLMELRRQGKGDSPEARALAKQIGAALLTLQSKTNRAVANMRPAKPAVTLEGKMEQALRWVNNPGVDDRGVGQAAIRGMVGEGRRLAGGLLGPYRQDMIGRCDRTEALMTSLADMAGRGEAEAPHARATAAQLQDTLKDLRQRMQEVMTQEVSDVFSDTTTPIKLLAVAATAPPDAPNREEVFEERAGNFETHAGRLGATAEKAAAVGTANKTTVEGIHAAVKHARELTPQVTSAARILLKNPGNKAAYEHFDTMKNQWIDNVERLTGLVDEAIDTKSLLDASEEAIKKDIDKCRVAMANVQPQMLVAGATSIARRANRVLLVAKREVENSEDPRFRDTVKHASDILSHTISPMVMDAKAVAGNIQDKALQKAYLDSCLRILAAVGKVREAFQPQEPDFPPPPPDLDQLHVSDEQAPPKPPLPEGEVPPPRPPPPEEKDEEFPEQKAGEVLSEPMMVAARQLHDEARKWSSKGNDIIAAAKRMALLMAEMSRLVRGGSGNKRALIQCAKDIAKASDEVTRLAKEVAKQCTDRRIRTNLLQVCERIPTISTQLKILSTVKATMLGRTNISEEESEQATEMLVHNAQNLMQSVKETVREAEAASIKIRTDAGFTLRWVRKTPWYQ; this comes from the exons ATGCCGGTGTTTCACACCAAAACCATCGAGAGTATCCTGGAGCCAGTGGCCCAGCAGATCTCTCACCTGGTCATTATGCACGAGGAGGGGGAGGTAGACGGTAAAGCCATCCCGGATCTGACGGTGCCGGTGGCCGCTGTGCAGGCTGCTGTCAGCAACCTTGTGCGG gtgGGAAAGGAAACGGTTCAAACTACCGAGGACCAGGTGATGAAGAGAGACATGCCTCCTGCGTTTATTAA GGTGGAGAATTCATGCTCTAAGCTCGTCCAAGCTGCTCAGATGCTGAAAGCGGATCCCTACTCTGTTCCTGCACGAGATTACCTGATCGATGGATCCAGAGGGATACTGTCCGGAACATCCGACTTGCTCCTTACCTTCGACGAGGCAGag GTACGTAAGATAATCCGAGTGTGTAAAGGTATCCTGGAGTATCTGGCAGTAGCTGAGGTGGtggagaccatggaagacctcATCACATACACCAAGAACCTCGGACCAG ggaTGACCAAAATGTCAAAGATGATAGAGGAGAGGCAGCAGGAGCTGACACACCAAGAGCACAGACAGATGCTAGTCAGCTCCATGAACACTGTCAAAGAGCTGCTGCCCGTTCTTATCTCAG CTATAAAGATTTTTGTCGCAACGAAGAGTAGTCGAGGTGCCGGGGTTGAGGAGGCAGAGAGAAACCGAAGGTTCACTTTTGAAAAGATGAGCGCTGAAATTAATGAGATCATAAGAGTCCTGCAGCTCACCACGTGGGATGAAGACGCCTGGGCCAATAAG GATATGGAGGCCCTGAAGAGATCTCTGGCTTTGATTGAGTCAAAGATGGCACAAGCTAAAAGCTGGCTCAAAGACCCTCACGGACAGCCAG GAGACCTCGGTGAGGTGGCCCTGCGTGCAATACTGGACGAAGCTGGTAAGGTGGGAGAGCTGTGTGCTGGGAAGGAGAGGAAAGACATACTGGCGACCACTAAGGCTCTGGGACAAATGACTGACCAGGTCACAGATCTACGAGCTAG AGGCCAAGGCCCGACCCCGGGGTGTGTGCAGCGTGCCGGCCAGTGCTCGCAGGGCTTAGACTTGTTATTTGGCAAAGTGGACAGTGCTGCTCGCAGACTGGAGGCTCTAATCAATGCCAAACAGGCTATTGCCAGGAGGCTGGATGCTGCACAG GCATGGCTGGCTGATCCTCACGGCGGTCCCGAGGGGGAGGAGAACATCAGAGCGCTCCTTGCAGAAGCCAAACGCATCGCCGATCTATGCGAAGACCCCAAAGAGAGGGATGACATCCTGCGTTCCATAAGTGAGATCGCAGGACTCACTGCCAGGCTTATGGAGCTACGCAGACA GGGTAAAGGTGACAGTCCTGAGGCCCGTGCACTCGCTAAGCAGATTGGGGCGGCGCTACTGACCCTGCAGTCTAAAACCAACCGCGCCGTAGCCAACATGAGACCAGCCAAGCCTGCAGTAACCTTGGAGGGCAAGATGGAGCAGGCCCTCCGTTGGGTGAACAACCCTGGAGTGGACGACAGAGGAGTAG GTCAGGCAGCAATCAGAGGAATGGTCGGGGAAGGGAGGAGGCTGGCAGGAGGCCTGTTAGGCCCGTATCGTCAGGATATGATTGGGCGCTGTGACCGAACAGAGGCTCTGATGACATCCTTGGCAGACATGGCTGGCAGGGGAGAGGCTGAGGCTCCTCATGCACGCgctacagctgcacagctgcaggACACCCTTAAG GACCTGAGGCAGCGCATGCAGGAGGTGATGACCCAGGAGGTGTCTGATGTTTTCAGTGACACCACCACACCTATCAAACTGCTGGCTGTGGCTGCAACTGCACCTCCCGATGCACCAAACAGAGAAGAG GTTTTTGAAGAGCGCGCAGGGAACTTTGAGACCCACGCGGGTCGGCTGGGGGCAACGGCAGAGAAGGCTGCTGCTGTGGGAACAGCCAATAAGACTACAGTAGAAGGCATCCATGCTGCTGTGAAACATGCAAGGGAGCTCACACCACAG GTAACGTCTGCCGCTCGGATCTTGTTGAAGAACCCTGGGAACAAAGCGGCGTATGAACACTTTGACACCATGAAGAACCAGTGGATCGACAATGTGGAGAGACTCACCG GTCTAGTGGATGAAGCTATCGACACCAAATCTCTGCTAGATGCGTCTGAGGAGGCGATAAAGAAAGACATCGACAAGTGCAGAGTTGCCATGGCAAATGTTCAGCCCCAAATGCTTGTTGCCGGGGCAACAAGCATAGCAAGGAGAGCTAATCGGGTCCTGTTGGTGGCTAAGAGGGAAGTTGAGAACTCTGAAGACCCACGATTCAGAGACACTGTGAAACACGCTTCAGACATCCTCTCGCACACCATCTCGCCTATGGTGATGGACGCCAAGGCGGTGGCAGGGAACATCCAAGATAAAG CTCTGCAGAAAGCCTACTTGGACTCGTGTCTGAGGATCCTGGCTGCAGTCGGAAAAGTTAGAGAAGCCTTTCAGCCTCAGGAGCCGGActtccctcctccacctcctgacTTGGATCAGCTCCAT gTTAGTGATGAGCAGGCCCCACCCAAACCTCCATTACCAGAGGGGGAAGTGCCTCCGCCTCGGCCTCCTCCTCCAGAGGAAAAGGACGAGGAGTTCCCGGAGCAGAAAGCTGGAGAGGTGCTCAGCGAGCCCATGATGGTGGCAGCCAGGCAGCTGCACGATGAGGCGCGCAAGTGGTCAAGCAAG GGTAATGACATCATAGCCGCAGCCAAGCGGATGGCTCTGCTGATGGCAGAAATGTCTCGGCTGGTGCGTGGTGGAAGCGGGAACAAACGAGCACTGATCCAGTGCGCTAAGGACATCGCCAAGGCCTCGGATGAGGTGACAAGACTGGCAAAAGAAGTGGCCAAACAGTGCACTGACAGACGCATCAGAACGAACCTGCTGCAG GTCTGTGAACGAATCCCTACCATCAGTACTCAGCTGAAGATCCTCTCTACTGTCAAAGCCACCATGCTGGGACGGACAAACATTAGTGAAGAGGAGTCAGAGCAG